In Arvicanthis niloticus isolate mArvNil1 chromosome 16, mArvNil1.pat.X, whole genome shotgun sequence, the sequence ACGTCTCTGTGCTTATGTCATCATTCAGAGCACTTacatgatatatacatacatacatacacacacacacacacacacacacacacacacacacacacacacttaggttATATAGAGATAATAAAAGAAGTGGTGTTTGCTTGACTTTACAACAATGTATCACTTCCTTGACGCTACAGCAAAGACCTAACAAAAGTAATCTAAGGAAagcagagtttattttggctcacagttataGGATGCAGTCCATTAAGGCAGGGAAACATGGTAGTCGTGCTGACAAGCAGCGAGCACACTGTCCTCAGTCTGAAACAGATGGATGCTCCTACCCAGCCAGCCTTTTCCTTCTCATCTGTCCTTGACTTCAGCCCATGCCATGATGCCAAGCTACCTTTAGACTAAATCTTCCTAGCTCAGTTAACCTAGTCTAAAAAGTCCCTCAAGACCCACCCAGAGCTCTGTGTCCTTTGTGACTCTAAACTCCGTAAGGTGGACAGTTGAGAAGAACTTGGCATTTTAATAAGAGCACCATCTTGTTTGTCCTCCCTAATGTACCATGGAAGTCACACCTTCATCTCTCAAATATGACAAAAGGCTTTAATGTACATACAGTTGATTTTGGACCTATATGAGTTaaggtttgtttcttctttctggtGTACATGTTGCATCAGGGAGATTTTCCATCTATTCCAACAGTGATTAGTACAATAGGGTATATTAATGTTGTTCAAAGATAACTTACACCTTGATTTCACAGTTCCTGAAAGCCATTTGTACACTACTTTTGGTGTTCAGTTGTTTGATCATTTCAGTGTCATCCCAAACAAGGACAAAGGAGGGAAAtttagaggaggaagaaatggaggtAGCGATTGGTGGTTACAATCTCTATTATGGCAAACCTTCTAAGAGTATGATCACCTCTCAGTGCCACAGAGAGGCCTCAAAGGAAGGCAAAGCATGTAACAGCCATAATGTTGGGGTAAATCTGTGTCGGAAAAGGTCCAAGTTCTTCTAAACAGCCATGTTTTATAACCTTTTGTTAACTAAGTACAATAGAAAAATCTGTGTTCAACACATTACATATACAGCTTGGCGCAGAACACACTTACAAACAGGATGTGCGTCCACCTGTTGTCTTAAGCGAATTCTGCTCACTGTGTCATAGAAGCTGGGCTCTGACAACATCTCTTCTGTGGGGGGCACACTAAATATCCtcataattttccttttattcctAGAACACAAAAGCAGTGCAGGTTTGTTTTAATCATATATGATTATTTCATGATCCATTAAAAGTATCAATCAAAACTATTTTGTAAAGTACTGTGATTTCCACTAACATAGAAAGCTCTCTGTGTGGCGCTATCTCGCCATAAAGGAAGTGGCCACAAAATGAGGCCCTTTCCTTGTGCTTCCCCTCAGCTCCTGGGGAAAATGGTGTATTGAAGCCACAATATATGAACAAGGAAGCATGCCATCCTCCTTCCTTTCACGATACCCAAACAAAGACAAGTCACTAGAGTGGGGAATATCCCTGATGTGAGCAGACCTGAGCTTGGAAAattcatgaataaaaatgtacttGAATGACACAGTTTCTTGGGATATTGTTTTAGAAACAAGAGCATGCATCTCTGCTTTTAAAAGAGTGGTGGGCAGGAGGCGGTAGCTCTTTTGAGAGAAACGTTGTCACACGCAAGTGGGTCCCTTCCACCTACGCCATGCTCGCAGTCCAGCCACTGAGAGACAGCTACACAGCAACAAGGGCAAGCATAAGTAGGTGAGGGATATCCGAGGCCAAACAGAAACTATTTCTGGAGTATTAATTATTATGAATTACTTAGTGACTTTTTAAACCTTAGGAGAGAATGTCCTTAAGTATACACCTACAAACAGaatactgatttttctctttaaaatacaccctagccatcatcatcatcatcatcatcatcatcttcatcaccaCTGCTAccacattatcatcatcatcacaccagcaccaccactgtcatcaccatcaccactatcaccatcatcaacaCAATTAATTCTATTACTGTTTTGCTGGattaggggtggggtgggaagaagcCAGGAAGAGTTAAAACAGTATTTAAATTAAACTATACAAGAAACTAAGGAAGGAAAATGTCTCTTAAGAATTTGGACCAAGACACTTATCAATGACACAAAAGTAAAAGCCCTATTTCTTGTTCTCAAGGGACtggcatttttataaataaagaacaGAGAAGTAGTGTATGgtttcttgtcaacttgatatataGCTGGGGTTATCTGGGAGACTGAACCCTAGTGGAGGAACTGCTTCTATCAGACTGGCCTGCAGAGTCGGTGAGTCTGTGGAGTATTCTCTGCAGTAagtgatgtgggaaggcccagctcactATGGGTGGGGGACCTTAGGCTGCAGAAGACAGCAAGCTGGACAAATCATAGAGAGGCAGCcataagcagtgttcctccatggtctctgcttcagtccctgcctctaggttcctgtcttgactgGCCTCACAGACTGAGGCCTGTAAGCTGAAACAAATGCTTTCCTCAGCAAGTTGCTTTCCATCCTGGTCTTAATCAAAGCAACAGGATGTAAATTAATACAAGCGCCATGCGTAAGAAGCAGGGAAAAGGTCAAATGGGTGAGGAGGGGTTTGCTAACTACATGGGCATCAGAGTGCTTTTGCATTTCCGACACTTAgatgaaaaatactttaaagtgtGCTCATTCCAAGGGGACATTGTACCAAAGCTGGTGACAGAGTCAGGTAATTTAGAAGTGATGGCATCAAACTGTAGAGGAACGGGTGTGTTACCCAGAACTGAATATGGGATTTTTCAAATCAAACCTCAGTCACCAATGCCAACATGGAAAGCACCTCTCAGTCCGGGAACAAGATTTCTGAAGagatatttttatgcatttaattcagctaaaacaaaacagaacaacaacaaccagagCTCTTTAATGAGCGGTATCTTATATACCCTGATTTACCTCTTGGCATACATGAAGAGACCAAAGCTAACAAGGATAACTATCAAGTAAACATTGGTGGCTTCATTCCAGGCCTCATGGACTGTGTAGTCAATAGACCCGTCGTCAGCCATCACACCATAGCTTCCGGCCATGGGATCtgtaagaaagaacagaaggtaggGTTGGCTAAGCCATGGTCAATAACTGCTGTATGGCCTAGagttaagaataattttatatttttgaatagaTACATGTCCTTTGTTCCTTGCGTGTATTTTTGGGGTGctaggggtcaaactcaggttataCATATACTAAGCATGCTCTCTACCCTAAGTTCCTAAATCAATACACTATGATCCTAACACCTATGTGCTTCAGCTTTCCTCAGTATTTACAGAGtctaaaaaaaatactgtcaGTTTGGCTCCTTTAGGAAAATGTATACTGACTCAAGATTTAGGtcataaaacatataaaacacaGTATttcccccattttttattttgaaatattatagCTCTTACACAAATGTTAAAAtgtaagataaaaaaatattGCTAAAAGAACTGAATTTTGAAATGCAGTTTCTAAACTGCATTTCAAAATTTCTACTGCAGTTTCTAAACTGTAGCTGTCATTCAGATGAAAACAATGGGACTCTTCAAAACATAGACCCAGACAATGGCTGGGACTCCGAGGACCAGTCTCTCTCATGACGTCAACCTAGAGAAGAGGAGCACGCTAGCTGCTCCTCAGGTGCCTCCCGGCATGCCTGCACATCTGGAGCTGTACCAAGCTCGGCCTGCTTACCAAATGTggctaaaaaaaaatgatgagataAAAAGTTACTTTGCTACGTATTCATAATCATGCATTCTTTGGACATTCCCACAGAAAGCAGGGGTGATAAACACAAGTGTATCAAACAGGAAGCAAAAGAATAAAGATTTCTTATTCGTGTCTGAAAACTGAATTTTCCCCTAAGGACGAAGTTCTCCCCTGTGTTGAACATAAGAGGGATGTCTGAAAGCAAGTCAGAGAGTTTTAGGGAGTCTACAGGTATTGGTGTGTGATGGAGATAAACACTGGTCTTCTAAAAATATATTGGTCAAGGAACAATAAACAGAATTTAACTATAAAAGACCTAAAACTTTAAGATCTAAAATTAGGGTAGGCCTAACTCCTAAATATTAATGACCAGAGCTATGGGCTTTCGGTTGGTTGGGAAGAACAGGATAGGTGACAGAATCACATGtccaaatcttattttttttcaagttcaatTCCAGGGGTCCtctgaattttttaatttatagtagTTAATTTTAGACTGAGATTTCCGGAAGACCAAACACTAGAAGTGCCTTTAATTTGTGTTACTTTAGACCACTGTAAATGCCAAGATCCTAAAATGGCAATATCCACGATCATGTTTGGTAAACCTAAGTGTCTGACTGTGTTATAGAGGGCACAGGCTACAAAGCGTTAACAATCAGCCCTCAGAACTGCGACTTAACCAATTAGGAAAGAAGCAGTGATCAATACGGCAGGGGCCACTAGGATACGGAGTTAGTGCCAATTATTTACCTGACAAATTAACACAATGTTTCCCAGTGCCACGTGGATCTGAACCTCGGCATTTGACAAGACCCTGTCCACCTGCCACTGTGTGAATAATGTACCTTTACCCAGAGCTTGATTACTTCCTGCTACCTTACTCTTCAGTCATACTTAGCAAAAGGGTTTTCTGTTGCTGACCCAGAGTGGCAAAATGTTCCCCTGAGCTATACAAGATTCTATAAAACCATCCATAGTATGCAATAACACTGCTACTCCACAGGTCCTGGGATGTATGAGTTACCTTAGACCCACCGTTTAAAGGACTTGCACTGAAGCTAGGCCTCTCCTGCTAGTCCTGACACCATCAACACTATGCTTTGTAAGACACTCAGGAATGGTGAGCTCCGAGTCACAGTGCAGACATGGTACTTTAACCACTCCTCCCACGCACTCTGTGTACTCTGACCAAATGTGTGGCTATGCGCCCTTCCTCTTCAGTCTAAAGTAAAATGTCCAGGGGCTCACTTAAGGCAAGT encodes:
- the Smim19 gene encoding small integral membrane protein 19; protein product: MAGSYGVMADDGSIDYTVHEAWNEATNVYLIVILVSFGLFMYAKRNKRKIMRIFSVPPTEEMLSEPSFYDTVSRIRLRQQVDAHPVSRKYEYQQPQSQADSVQLSLE